A section of the Anabaena cylindrica PCC 7122 genome encodes:
- a CDS encoding MFS transporter, whose amino-acid sequence MNDSTADGDVKKNSTSEKLDLKTKLAYGAGDLGPAITSNIAIFFLLVFFTNVAGIPAGLAGSILMIGKIWDAVNDPVVGWLTDKTKSRRWGRRLPWMLYGAVPFGIFFFLQWIVPQFSAEPSNNIWPLFWYYVGIGVVSQAFFTVVNLPYTAMTPELSQDYDERTSLNSFRFTFSIGGSILSLILAQIVFSQIADPQQQYLVLAAICTVISILALYWCVFGTRDRIMAFEAKRIQLEEPPEIPFIEQLKIVFTNKPFLFVISIYLFSWLGVQITASIIPYFVIYCMGLKNSDVPTVMIAVQATALLMLFVWSYLSKKIGKKLVYFMGMSIWIIAAAGLFFLQSNQIGLMYLMAIMAGVGVSTAYLIPWSMIPDVIELDELQTGQRREGIFYGFMVLLQKFGLAFGLFIVGNALQASGFKEVVAGQTVLPIQPDSALLAIRIAVGPIPTICLIIGLILTFFYPITREMHAEIMLKLQERREKMEES is encoded by the coding sequence ATGAATGATTCTACTGCTGATGGTGATGTTAAAAAAAATTCGACTAGTGAAAAATTAGATCTTAAAACTAAACTGGCTTATGGTGCTGGTGATTTAGGGCCAGCAATTACTTCCAATATTGCTATATTCTTTCTACTTGTATTCTTTACCAACGTCGCTGGTATTCCCGCAGGTTTAGCAGGCAGCATTTTAATGATTGGCAAAATTTGGGATGCTGTCAACGATCCGGTAGTGGGATGGCTAACTGACAAAACTAAATCTCGTCGCTGGGGTCGTCGTCTACCTTGGATGTTATATGGTGCAGTCCCCTTTGGAATTTTCTTTTTCTTACAGTGGATTGTACCGCAATTTAGTGCTGAACCTAGTAATAATATTTGGCCATTGTTTTGGTATTATGTAGGCATTGGAGTCGTATCACAAGCATTTTTTACTGTTGTTAATTTGCCCTATACGGCAATGACTCCAGAACTATCTCAAGATTATGATGAACGTACTAGCCTGAATAGCTTTCGGTTTACTTTTTCTATTGGTGGCAGTATTTTATCGCTGATTCTAGCGCAAATTGTTTTTTCTCAGATTGCAGATCCTCAACAACAATATCTAGTTTTAGCAGCTATTTGTACTGTAATTTCGATTTTAGCCTTGTATTGGTGTGTTTTTGGCACACGCGATCGCATTATGGCTTTTGAAGCCAAACGTATCCAACTTGAGGAACCACCAGAAATTCCCTTCATCGAACAGCTAAAAATTGTCTTTACTAACAAACCTTTTCTGTTTGTTATCTCTATCTATCTTTTTTCTTGGTTAGGTGTACAAATCACAGCTAGTATTATTCCCTATTTTGTTATTTACTGTATGGGGCTAAAAAATTCAGACGTTCCCACGGTTATGATTGCAGTACAAGCAACCGCTTTATTAATGTTATTTGTCTGGAGTTATTTAAGTAAAAAAATTGGTAAGAAACTTGTTTATTTTATGGGAATGAGTATATGGATTATCGCCGCTGCTGGGCTATTTTTCTTGCAATCTAATCAAATTGGATTGATGTATCTCATGGCAATTATGGCAGGTGTTGGTGTTTCTACAGCTTATCTAATTCCTTGGTCAATGATTCCCGATGTTATTGAGTTAGATGAATTGCAAACCGGACAACGACGGGAAGGCATTTTCTATGGATTTATGGTTTTATTACAAAAATTTGGTTTAGCTTTTGGGCTATTTATAGTCGGTAATGCTTTACAAGCATCTGGATTTAAAGAAGTTGTAGCTGGACAAACGGTATTACCCATACAACCTGATTCAGCACTATTAGCAATCCGTATTGCAGTTGGGCCTATACCTACAATTTGTTTAATTATTGGCTTAATTTTGACTTTTTTCTATCCCATTACCCGCGAAATGCACGCAGAAATCATGTTAAAACTGCAAGAAAGAAGGGAGAAGATGGAAGAAAGCTGA
- a CDS encoding zinc ribbon domain-containing protein: MFAKIRRLLGQLFSKSRTVNNEPLNKVSLIVIILIDIFILVNVFTGLNDISGWHLSPNQAYPCHSEWDNYRTKTTNDKDYQMINLALPNYSNNQLNRQIYQQAEEGHLGKVSPICLQYAEYKDKIKNPPNLQTIKTIEQQQNKVSNLEQSNKNIRAQYDSTLLDKIAGQPSDKSINQVSAEKAKQTLDQNKIQISTITKEISQLKNELLTKPESTNFLAFLKNENTFGEVETGYKKASFWYPSIQLGFQALFLLPLIFIALLVHNISQRQGYGLIALISWHLLVIFLIPLILKIFEFLQVGAIFKFIFDIVGTLLGGLLFLVSYVYILIVPLVGFGIIKFFQRIVFNAKVQAVSRVQKSRCINCAKKIRHNDIYCPHCGYDQFVECENCHELTYKALPYCKHCGTVQGSSGLHKR, translated from the coding sequence ATGTTTGCCAAAATACGCCGTTTGTTGGGTCAATTATTTAGTAAATCAAGAACAGTCAATAACGAACCTCTCAATAAAGTAAGCTTGATTGTCATTATCTTGATTGATATTTTTATCTTAGTCAATGTTTTTACAGGACTTAATGATATTAGTGGATGGCATCTTAGTCCTAATCAAGCTTATCCATGTCATTCCGAATGGGACAATTACCGGACAAAAACTACAAATGATAAAGACTATCAAATGATTAATTTGGCATTACCAAATTACTCTAATAATCAACTCAATAGACAAATATATCAACAAGCGGAAGAAGGTCATCTGGGCAAAGTTTCTCCAATATGCTTGCAGTATGCTGAGTACAAAGATAAAATTAAAAATCCCCCAAATCTGCAAACTATAAAAACCATTGAACAGCAACAAAACAAAGTTAGTAATCTTGAGCAAAGTAATAAAAATATTCGCGCTCAATATGACTCAACACTTTTAGACAAAATTGCAGGTCAGCCTAGTGATAAATCAATTAATCAAGTCAGTGCTGAAAAAGCTAAACAAACATTAGATCAAAACAAAATTCAAATTTCTACAATTACCAAGGAAATTTCTCAACTTAAAAATGAGCTACTTACCAAGCCAGAAAGTACTAATTTCCTAGCCTTTCTTAAAAATGAAAATACATTTGGAGAAGTAGAAACAGGCTATAAAAAAGCATCATTTTGGTATCCCAGTATCCAACTTGGTTTTCAAGCTTTATTTCTGTTGCCGTTAATTTTTATAGCTTTACTAGTTCATAATATTTCTCAACGTCAAGGATATGGACTCATTGCGCTAATTAGTTGGCATTTGTTGGTTATATTTTTGATTCCGCTAATTTTAAAAATCTTTGAATTTCTGCAAGTCGGCGCAATATTTAAGTTTATCTTTGATATCGTTGGCACACTTTTGGGAGGCTTGCTATTTTTAGTCAGTTATGTTTATATCTTGATAGTTCCGCTGGTTGGTTTTGGCATTATCAAATTTTTTCAGAGAATTGTTTTTAATGCTAAAGTCCAAGCAGTTAGCAGAGTACAGAAATCACGCTGCATTAATTGCGCTAAAAAAATTCGGCATAATGATATTTATTGCCCACATTGCGGTTATGATCAATTTGTTGAATGCGAAAATTGTCACGAGCTTACTTATAAAGCTTTACCTTATTGTAAACATTGTGGAACAGTGCAAGGTTCTAGTGGACTCCACAAAAGATAA
- the chrA gene encoding chromate efflux transporter — MNNVQLSRLSEVAKLFFQLGVIGFGGPVAHIAMIEDEVVKRRQWLTQEHFLDLLGATNLIPGPNSTEMAIHIGYIYAGWLGLIVAGVCFILPAVLITGIFAWVYVNYGTLPQISPLLYGIKPAVLAVIFNALWRLAKKAVKSRQLLLIAVAVGVVTLVAKVSEVIALLLGGLLGMVWLNRGNQNNPPGNQTNLLIAGLSISVTSQIISVNAVSVPLWQLGWFFLKVGSVLFGGGYLLVAFLQGGLVEEYGWLTQQQLLDAIAIGQFTPGPVLSTATFIGYVIAGIPGAVVATLGIFLPSFFFVAALNPLIPRLRASSWTRAFLDAVNVSAVALMVVTTLQLGVATLTLSQFPYVDLFGLAIALTSAILAIRYSINAAWLVLGGSLIGWFASVLGYVQ; from the coding sequence ATGAATAATGTGCAGCTAAGTCGTTTGAGTGAAGTCGCTAAACTCTTTTTTCAACTAGGTGTAATTGGTTTTGGTGGGCCAGTTGCCCATATTGCCATGATTGAAGATGAAGTAGTTAAGCGTCGTCAGTGGCTGACACAGGAGCATTTTCTGGATTTGTTAGGTGCAACTAACTTAATTCCCGGCCCCAATTCTACAGAAATGGCAATTCATATTGGATACATTTATGCAGGATGGCTAGGGCTAATTGTAGCTGGTGTTTGTTTTATTTTACCTGCGGTTTTAATTACAGGTATATTTGCTTGGGTTTATGTCAATTATGGAACTTTACCGCAAATTTCACCTTTACTTTATGGAATTAAACCTGCTGTTTTAGCCGTTATCTTTAATGCCCTTTGGCGTTTAGCAAAAAAGGCAGTGAAATCGCGTCAGTTACTATTAATTGCCGTCGCTGTTGGGGTGGTGACTTTAGTTGCAAAAGTCAGTGAAGTGATTGCACTTTTATTAGGTGGATTATTGGGGATGGTTTGGTTAAATCGTGGTAATCAAAATAACCCACCAGGAAATCAGACTAACTTGTTAATCGCAGGTTTAAGTATTAGTGTAACTTCGCAAATAATATCAGTAAATGCTGTATCTGTGCCTTTGTGGCAATTAGGTTGGTTTTTCTTGAAGGTTGGTAGTGTGTTGTTTGGTGGGGGATATTTACTGGTAGCTTTTTTACAAGGTGGATTAGTTGAAGAATATGGTTGGTTGACACAACAGCAGTTACTAGATGCGATCGCAATTGGTCAATTTACTCCTGGCCCAGTCCTGTCTACTGCAACCTTTATCGGTTATGTTATCGCTGGTATACCTGGTGCAGTTGTCGCTACTTTGGGAATTTTTCTCCCTTCATTTTTCTTTGTTGCTGCCTTAAATCCCCTGATTCCCCGCTTACGTGCCTCATCTTGGACAAGGGCTTTTTTGGATGCTGTCAATGTGAGTGCTGTGGCGCTGATGGTAGTCACTACACTGCAATTGGGAGTCGCAACGTTAACTTTATCACAATTCCCTTATGTAGATTTGTTCGGTTTAGCGATCGCACTCACTTCTGCAATTTTAGCCATTCGCTACAGCATCAATGCCGCTTGGTTGGTTTTGGGTGGGAGTTTAATTGGTTGGTTTGCTTCAGTTTTGGGCTATGTTCAATAA
- a CDS encoding pentapeptide repeat-containing protein: MRITVEELLQRYAAGERDFRSTTLKGIDLSGANLPGINLNQANLAESNLSRANLSGAKLRDAWLHQVNLEGANLSKTDLSYVVSNEANWRGVNLDGAFLQETNLVSVDLEGATLRGAEMSNANFQHCNMRNVNLEGATWDMLNFGGLFDVDLTGAIGELDLGDFIGVGIILPNGEFLEATWEFIDRKWR, translated from the coding sequence ATGAGAATAACTGTCGAGGAATTGCTTCAACGGTATGCTGCTGGGGAAAGAGATTTTAGAAGCACTACCCTGAAGGGAATTGATTTGAGTGGAGCTAATTTGCCCGGAATTAACTTGAATCAAGCTAATTTGGCTGAGTCCAACCTGAGTAGGGCTAATTTGTCTGGAGCCAAATTGAGGGATGCTTGGCTCCATCAAGTTAACTTGGAAGGGGCTAACTTGTCCAAAACTGATTTGAGTTATGTTGTTTCCAATGAAGCTAACTGGAGAGGAGTTAATTTGGATGGTGCTTTCTTGCAAGAAACTAACCTTGTCTCCGTTGATCTGGAAGGGGCTACTCTCCGAGGGGCTGAGATGAGTAATGCCAATTTCCAGCACTGCAATATGAGAAACGTCAACTTGGAAGGAGCCACTTGGGATATGCTTAATTTTGGAGGGCTGTTCGATGTTGATTTGACTGGAGCAATCGGGGAGCTTGACCTTGGCGATTTCATTGGAGTTGGTATTATTTTGCCCAATGGAGAGTTCCTCGAAGCTACTTGGGAGTTCATTGACCGAAAGTGGAGGTAG
- a CDS encoding glycerophosphodiester phosphodiesterase, with amino-acid sequence MAKTFTNQSPIIIAHRGASGYRPEHTLAAYELAIDLGADYIEPDLVITKDGILIARHENEISETTDVAIHAEFTHLKTTKIIDGEVKIGWFTEDFTLTELKTLTAKERIHQIRPQNIAYNGIFTIPTLNEIIDLAKRKSLEIGRMIGIYPETKHPTYFKSIGLPLEDKLLRTLHKINLPIFIQSFEVSNLQELSKKTDLPLVQLINDSGKPYDFVVNGDHRTYQYLVNPTELIEIAKYAQAIGVNKNLVVPKDSNGKLLSPTSLVSDAHQTGLQVHAWTFRNENLFLPLDFQENPQDEYQLFFDLGIDGVFSDFTDTAISARNFLS; translated from the coding sequence ATGGCTAAAACATTCACAAACCAAAGTCCTATTATCATTGCTCACCGTGGTGCAAGTGGCTACCGTCCTGAACATACTTTAGCTGCTTATGAATTAGCAATTGATTTAGGTGCTGACTATATTGAACCAGATTTAGTGATTACCAAAGATGGTATTTTGATTGCTCGTCATGAAAATGAAATTTCTGAAACTACTGATGTTGCTATTCATGCAGAATTTACTCACCTGAAAACTACTAAAATAATTGATGGTGAGGTTAAAATAGGTTGGTTTACAGAAGATTTTACTTTAACTGAATTAAAAACATTAACAGCTAAAGAACGTATTCACCAAATTCGTCCTCAAAATATAGCATATAATGGAATTTTTACAATTCCTACTCTAAATGAAATTATTGATTTAGCAAAACGCAAAAGTTTAGAAATAGGTCGAATGATTGGAATTTACCCAGAAACGAAACATCCAACTTACTTTAAATCAATTGGTTTACCATTAGAAGATAAGTTACTCAGAACTTTACACAAAATTAATTTACCTATATTTATTCAATCATTTGAAGTTAGTAATCTGCAAGAATTATCTAAAAAAACAGATTTACCTTTAGTACAATTAATTAATGATTCGGGAAAACCTTATGATTTTGTAGTTAATGGTGATCATCGCACATATCAATATTTAGTAAATCCAACAGAGTTGATAGAAATTGCTAAATATGCACAAGCGATAGGAGTAAATAAAAATTTAGTAGTTCCCAAAGATAGCAATGGTAAATTACTATCTCCGACATCCTTAGTTAGTGATGCACATCAAACTGGTTTACAAGTTCATGCTTGGACATTCCGCAATGAAAATTTGTTCTTACCTTTAGATTTTCAAGAAAATCCCCAAGATGAATATCAACTATTTTTTGACTTAGGTATAGATGGTGTTTTCAGTGACTTTACAGATACCGCTATCTCTGCTAGAAATTTCCTGAGTTAA
- the psaC gene encoding photosystem I iron-sulfur center protein PsaC, translating to MSHTVKIYDTCIGCTQCVRACPTDVLEMVPWDGCKASQIASSPRTEDCVGCKRCETACPTDFLSIRVYLGAETTRSMGLAY from the coding sequence ATGTCTCATACCGTAAAAATCTACGATACCTGCATCGGCTGCACCCAATGCGTCCGCGCTTGTCCCACAGACGTACTAGAGATGGTTCCTTGGGATGGCTGTAAAGCCTCTCAAATCGCCTCTTCACCCCGCACAGAAGACTGCGTAGGCTGCAAGCGTTGCGAAACTGCTTGCCCCACCGACTTTTTGAGCATCCGGGTTTATCTAGGCGCTGAAACAACTCGCAGTATGGGTTTAGCATACTGA
- the glmS gene encoding glutamine--fructose-6-phosphate transaminase (isomerizing), which translates to MCGIVGYIGTQAATDILLAGLEKLEYRGYDSAGIATIWEGDVHCVRAKGKLLNLRSKLEQIENPAQIGIGHTRWATHGKPEEHNAHPHMDTALRVAVVQNGIIENYRELREQLKALGHEFRSETDTEVIPHLIAECLKHCDQNSSSPSVFLDAVREAVSKLEGAYAVAAISADYPDELIVVRQQAPLVIGFGQGEFFCASDTPAIVPYTRAVLPLENGEIARLTPLGVEVYNFAGHRLKKHPRTINWNPVMVEKQGFKHFMLKEIYEQPGVVRDCLEAYFPTELNGNSTAQSPVKLGLADDFYADLEQIQVVACGTSWHAALVGKYLLEQLAGIPTQVQYASEFRYAPSPLTANTLTIGVTQSGETADTLAALAMEKERRQGKESKYQARLLGITNRPESTLGNMVANIINTHGGIEIGVAATKTFIAQLMAFYALALDIAYRRHEITVERFEEILTGLRQLPGEIEAILETQERYIEQLVHDFAETKDFIFIGRGINFPIALEGALKLKEISYIHAEGYPAGEMKHGPIALLDAKVPVVAIAVRGSVYEKVISNAQEAKARDSRLIGVSSVKDGEAGEIFNDLIPVAEVEEILSPILTVIPLQLLAYHIAARRGLDVDQPRNLAKSVTVE; encoded by the coding sequence ATGTGTGGAATTGTTGGATATATAGGAACTCAAGCGGCAACAGATATTTTATTGGCTGGACTAGAAAAATTAGAATATAGAGGTTATGACTCGGCAGGAATTGCCACCATTTGGGAAGGTGACGTTCACTGTGTACGGGCTAAAGGTAAGCTGCTGAATTTGCGTTCTAAACTCGAACAAATAGAAAATCCTGCTCAAATTGGTATTGGTCATACTCGCTGGGCAACTCATGGTAAACCAGAAGAACATAATGCCCATCCTCACATGGATACAGCATTGCGGGTGGCAGTGGTGCAGAATGGCATTATTGAGAATTACCGGGAGTTACGGGAACAATTAAAAGCATTAGGACATGAATTTCGTTCAGAAACAGATACAGAGGTAATTCCTCATTTAATTGCTGAGTGTTTAAAGCATTGTGATCAAAATTCGTCTTCCCCTTCGGTTTTTTTAGACGCAGTGCGGGAAGCGGTGAGTAAGTTGGAAGGCGCTTATGCTGTGGCGGCGATTTCTGCCGACTACCCTGATGAATTGATTGTAGTCCGGCAGCAAGCACCTTTAGTCATTGGTTTTGGTCAAGGTGAGTTTTTCTGTGCTTCTGACACTCCGGCAATTGTTCCCTATACCCGCGCTGTATTGCCCCTAGAAAACGGCGAAATTGCTCGTTTGACTCCTTTGGGGGTGGAGGTTTATAACTTTGCCGGACACCGTTTAAAAAAGCATCCCCGCACCATCAACTGGAATCCCGTCATGGTGGAAAAACAGGGATTCAAGCATTTTATGCTCAAAGAAATCTATGAGCAACCGGGGGTAGTGAGGGATTGTTTAGAAGCTTATTTCCCGACGGAATTGAATGGCAACTCAACTGCACAATCACCGGTGAAACTGGGTTTAGCTGATGATTTTTACGCAGACTTAGAACAAATTCAAGTTGTTGCCTGTGGTACAAGCTGGCACGCTGCTTTAGTCGGTAAATACTTGTTAGAACAACTGGCAGGAATTCCCACTCAGGTACAATACGCTTCTGAGTTTCGTTATGCACCATCCCCGTTAACTGCTAATACTCTGACTATTGGTGTTACACAATCGGGGGAAACTGCTGATACTTTAGCAGCTTTAGCAATGGAAAAAGAACGTCGTCAGGGCAAAGAAAGCAAGTATCAAGCGCGACTTTTAGGAATAACTAATCGTCCAGAAAGTACTTTGGGCAACATGGTTGCAAATATCATCAATACTCATGGGGGAATTGAAATTGGTGTTGCTGCGACAAAGACTTTTATTGCTCAATTGATGGCGTTTTATGCTTTGGCTTTAGATATAGCTTATCGTCGCCATGAGATTACTGTGGAAAGATTTGAGGAAATTCTCACAGGTTTACGCCAGCTACCAGGGGAAATCGAAGCGATTTTAGAAACTCAAGAACGTTATATTGAGCAATTAGTACATGACTTTGCGGAAACGAAGGATTTTATCTTTATTGGGAGAGGAATTAATTTCCCCATTGCGTTAGAAGGGGCTTTGAAGTTAAAAGAAATTAGCTATATTCATGCTGAAGGATATCCGGCGGGGGAAATGAAGCATGGCCCTATTGCTTTGCTAGATGCGAAAGTTCCTGTAGTTGCGATCGCAGTTCGGGGTAGTGTATATGAAAAGGTGATCTCTAACGCCCAGGAAGCAAAAGCCCGTGATTCCCGGTTAATTGGTGTTAGTTCTGTCAAAGATGGGGAAGCAGGGGAAATATTTAATGATTTAATTCCTGTTGCGGAGGTTGAGGAAATCCTTTCACCAATTCTCACGGTTATTCCATTGCAATTATTGGCTTATCACATTGCTGCACGGCGTGGTTTAGATGTAGACCAGCCAAGAAATTTGGCGAAGTCGGTAACTGTGGAATAA
- a CDS encoding transposase, which produces MEIILAHAHNLMYTILALMPTRYQRDNLEAMLGLFLAADGKPLPHYSKAKSESALSRFLNISNWSTRKLIYHLRQQALEQINSHCPLGRKAFLQVIIDLTTLEKCGKFKGLNNLISVYNGRRGFHIVILYLVVGKWRIPWNFRVWRGKGTASPAQMALRMVRNLPKDFTKKFEVKILADTAFGTKDFINGIRKLKYHAVLGIGCNRKLINGTPVKLLHRRGRQVQLVGLDFPVTLSWYYFKRENGQFVKRYVISTKPIKASTISWWGKRRWLS; this is translated from the coding sequence ATGGAAATCATTCTTGCCCACGCCCATAACCTAATGTACACCATTCTAGCATTGATGCCTACTCGTTATCAAAGAGATAATTTGGAAGCAATGCTAGGATTATTTCTAGCCGCAGATGGAAAGCCTTTACCACATTACAGTAAAGCCAAATCCGAAAGTGCATTAAGTCGATTTTTGAATATTAGTAATTGGTCTACTCGTAAACTCATTTATCATCTCCGCCAGCAGGCGCTTGAACAAATTAATAGTCACTGTCCATTAGGGCGAAAAGCATTTTTACAAGTGATTATTGACCTCACAACTTTAGAAAAATGTGGTAAATTCAAAGGTTTAAATAACTTAATAAGTGTCTACAATGGTAGGCGAGGTTTCCATATAGTAATCTTATATTTGGTAGTTGGAAAATGGCGTATACCCTGGAATTTTCGCGTCTGGAGAGGTAAAGGTACAGCCAGTCCTGCTCAGATGGCACTACGAATGGTACGTAATTTACCAAAAGATTTTACCAAAAAATTCGAGGTGAAAATTCTAGCTGATACAGCCTTTGGCACTAAAGATTTTATCAACGGTATTCGTAAACTTAAATATCATGCTGTCCTTGGTATTGGTTGTAATCGTAAATTAATTAATGGCACTCCTGTTAAACTTTTACATCGTCGAGGAAGACAAGTTCAACTCGTTGGATTAGATTTTCCTGTTACCCTTTCTTGGTATTATTTTAAACGCGAGAATGGTCAGTTTGTCAAAAGATATGTTATCTCTACAAAACCCATTAAAGCTAGCACTATTTCTTGGTGGGGTAAACGCCGTTGGCTTTCTTGA
- a CDS encoding DUF4351 domain-containing protein, whose translation MSKQEGEVNLILRLLSKKFGEVPSQLKMQIEKLSLEQLEALTEVLLDFSNLGNLVVWLENLEAAEK comes from the coding sequence ATGAGTAAACAGGAGGGAGAAGTAAATCTTATCCTGCGGTTATTATCTAAAAAATTTGGGGAAGTTCCTAGTCAGCTAAAAATGCAAATTGAAAAGTTATCTCTGGAACAATTGGAAGCTTTAACTGAGGTATTGTTAGATTTTTCTAATTTAGGTAATTTAGTTGTTTGGCTGGAAAATTTGGAAGCTGCTGAGAAGTAG
- a CDS encoding glycosyltransferase: MKIAVIVDKFPSLSETFIVNQIIGLIDRGNEVNIYATPPDNTSKVHPKVASYHLIDHTYYQTKLPENYFLRLLKAIELIVKNFHQAPLIILRSLNFFNYGKRAVSLRLLYSVIPLLKAPPYDIIHCQFGTLALEGMILRNIGAITGKLITSFRGYDISWFVQENGENVYDSLFTQGDFFLTNCEFFKAKAIKLGCDANKIVVHGSGIDCMHFPFKERYPHTESKIRIATTGRLIEKKGIEYAILAVAQVSKIYQNIEYNIIGDGELKEHFQQIIQSLNIADKVKLIGWKTQPEIVEILDQTDIFIAPSVTAQDGNQDAPVNTLKEAMIMGLPVIATTHGGIPELVQDGISGFLVPERNAQAIAEKLIYLIEHPQIWSTMGYSGHSYVQSHYDMNKLNDELVQIYRQVITDDLTLQNSALSPAITV; encoded by the coding sequence ATGAAGATTGCCGTTATTGTTGATAAATTCCCAAGTTTGTCAGAAACATTTATTGTTAATCAAATCATAGGTTTGATAGACAGAGGAAATGAAGTAAATATTTATGCCACACCACCTGACAATACTTCTAAAGTTCATCCCAAAGTAGCAAGTTATCATTTGATTGACCATACATATTACCAAACAAAGCTTCCTGAAAATTATTTTTTGCGCTTGTTAAAAGCAATAGAATTAATCGTCAAAAACTTTCACCAAGCTCCTTTAATCATTTTGCGATCGCTCAACTTTTTTAACTATGGTAAACGGGCAGTTTCTTTGCGATTACTATACTCAGTTATACCATTATTAAAAGCTCCTCCTTACGATATTATTCATTGCCAGTTCGGTACATTAGCACTAGAAGGAATGATTTTACGGAATATAGGTGCTATCACAGGTAAATTAATTACTTCATTTAGAGGCTACGATATCAGTTGGTTTGTTCAAGAAAACGGAGAAAATGTTTATGACTCACTCTTTACTCAAGGTGATTTTTTCTTAACCAACTGTGAATTTTTTAAGGCAAAAGCCATCAAACTAGGCTGTGATGCCAATAAAATCGTAGTACATGGTTCAGGAATAGATTGTATGCACTTTCCTTTTAAAGAAAGGTATCCTCATACAGAAAGTAAAATTCGCATTGCTACCACTGGTCGTTTAATTGAAAAAAAAGGTATAGAATACGCAATTTTAGCTGTTGCTCAGGTAAGCAAAATTTATCAAAATATCGAGTATAACATCATTGGTGATGGTGAATTGAAAGAACACTTCCAGCAGATCATACAATCATTGAATATTGCTGATAAAGTCAAGCTAATTGGATGGAAAACTCAGCCAGAGATTGTTGAAATTCTCGACCAAACAGATATTTTTATTGCTCCTAGTGTGACAGCACAAGATGGAAATCAAGATGCACCAGTTAATACTTTAAAAGAAGCAATGATTATGGGTTTACCAGTAATTGCTACTACTCATGGTGGTATTCCTGAACTTGTACAAGATGGTATTTCTGGTTTTCTAGTTCCAGAGCGAAATGCTCAAGCTATAGCTGAGAAATTAATCTATCTTATTGAACATCCACAAATTTGGTCAACAATGGGTTACTCTGGTCATTCTTATGTTCAATCACATTATGATATGAACAAACTTAATGATGAGCTAGTGCAAATTTATCGCCAAGTTATCACTGATGATTTAACTCTTCAAAATTCAGCCTTATCTCCGGCAATCACTGTGTAA